The Streptomyces sp. V4I8 genome includes the window ACCGACAGCGCGAGCAGCTCGTACCCGAGGCCCTCCCCCGTCGGCAGCGGCACCTCCAGTCCCGCCGTTCTGACCCGGGACGCCAGCTTGGCCGCGAGGGCGAGGCCCGGCTGGCCGAGGGGGATGCCCTCGGTCACCGACTCGCGCTGCTTCTCCACCGCCTTGGTGCGCAGCCAGTGCTCCTTGACCTCCTCGGGGGTGGTCGCCGTCTCGTCGCCGAAGACATGCGGGTGGCGGTGGATGAGCTTGGTGACGATGCCGCCGGCCACGTCGTCGATGGAGAAGGGGGCGTCCGCGTCCTCCTCCGCTATCCGGGCGTGGAAGACGACCTGCAACAGGACGTCGCCCAGTTCCTCGCGGAGTTCGTCGCGGTCGCCGTCCTCGATCGCCTCGACGAGTTCGTAGGCCTCCTCGATGCCGTACTTCGCCAGGCCCTTGTGAGTCTGCTGGGAGGACCACGGGCACTCGAGGCGGATGCGGTCCATGACCTGCACGAGGTCGAGGAGGCGGGCGCCGGGCAGGTCGTAGGAGGCGGGGAGCAGCTCCAGCTCCGGCATGCGCACACGGCCGGTGCCCGCGAGGCGGGCTAGGCCGTCGGTGAGGGCGGGCTCGCCCTCACCGGTGGCCACGACCACGGCCGTGCGGCCGCCGGCGCACGCGTCGACCAGCTGCTCGGCGGTCGGGGCGGCCTCGTCGACCGCTATCCCGGCCTCGCGCAGATACGGCAGCTGCGGATGCGCGCCGTCCGCGCACAGCACACGGTCGGCCGCGTGCAGTGCCTGCCAGGCGGGCCAGGACAGCAGGCCGGGCGCGACACGGTGGCTGGTGGTGAGCAGGACGATGCGGCCGGGGGCGGCTTCGGGACTGGTTGCGTTCACGATCCGAACGTAACCCACGTCGCCGACAGCCCCAGGAGTTATCCACAGGCCGGGCGGCTCCAGGCGGCTCCACCCTCGCCTGCCCCGCCTGTCCACAGGCCGGGCGGTTACGCCGTAGGGCTACGCCGTCTGCTGCGTCCCCGCCGCCGTCACCTCGCGCACCCACGGCGTCTTCGCGTCGGCACGGCCGCTCTTCTGGACGTCCCAGGTGCCGTAGCGGGGGTTGAGGTCGATGTCGAGCTTCTTGGACGCCGCGGACAGGGCGTTCCAGAAGGCGGGCTTGCCGCTGTCGGTGCCGAGCGAGGTGGCGAGTTTCTGGGCCTCCAGCTGGAGGCGGAGGTTCTCGTCGAGGCGCTGCGGCGGGATGCCGTACTGCTGGAGCCAGGCCGTCTCCAGCGCCTTCGCGCCGCCGACCTGCTCTTCCAGGCCGCCGCGCATCCGCTGGAGCTCCTTGCGGGTGACGGTCACGCCCGCGTCCTGGGCGGCGCGGTGCAGCACCTCGTCGAGGACCATGGTGTGCAGGACGTCACGCGCGAGGGTGCCGGACTTGGCGATGACCTGCGCGTACTGGGCGTCGTCCGATACGGCTGCGCGCTGGGCCGCGCGTACCTCGCTCACCCGGTTCTCCAGCTGCGCGACGGTGATCCGCTCGCCGCCCACGACGGCCGCCGCGCCGGGACGCGCATCGCTTCCGCAGGCGGTGAGCAGGGGCGCCGCGACGATCGCGGCGGAGAGGAGGAGCGCGGTGCGACGGCGGCGGTGCAAGGAGACCTCCCGAGGAAGAGCTTGTGCGGCGGTGCACAAAGTCTTGCGGTGATCGATGGTAGGCAGTGGGCAAGCTCTGGCCAACCCATTCGACCAACGATTCACCAGGACTTCGGGCACCGCCGCACCCGCCATGCGGGGGATCAGCCTGTGATGACCACTAAGGTCAGCCCGTGATGGCCACCGGCCCGTCCCACGCGTCACGGTCCACGGTGATCGTGTAGCCG containing:
- a CDS encoding SurA N-terminal domain-containing protein, giving the protein MHRRRRTALLLSAAIVAAPLLTACGSDARPGAAAVVGGERITVAQLENRVSEVRAAQRAAVSDDAQYAQVIAKSGTLARDVLHTMVLDEVLHRAAQDAGVTVTRKELQRMRGGLEEQVGGAKALETAWLQQYGIPPQRLDENLRLQLEAQKLATSLGTDSGKPAFWNALSAASKKLDIDLNPRYGTWDVQKSGRADAKTPWVREVTAAGTQQTA
- a CDS encoding nucleoside triphosphate pyrophosphohydrolase, encoding MNATSPEAAPGRIVLLTTSHRVAPGLLSWPAWQALHAADRVLCADGAHPQLPYLREAGIAVDEAAPTAEQLVDACAGGRTAVVVATGEGEPALTDGLARLAGTGRVRMPELELLPASYDLPGARLLDLVQVMDRIRLECPWSSQQTHKGLAKYGIEEAYELVEAIEDGDRDELREELGDVLLQVVFHARIAEEDADAPFSIDDVAGGIVTKLIHRHPHVFGDETATTPEEVKEHWLRTKAVEKQRESVTEGIPLGQPGLALAAKLASRVRTAGLEVPLPTGEGLGYELLALSVRAEAAGVDPEAALRVAARAYRDAVRAAEGLTPPDTVEE